Part of the Propioniciclava sp. MC1595 genome is shown below.
GGCGTGCGGCTCGACGACGGTGAGGTGGTCCCGGCCGACGTCGTGCTCGTAGGCGTCGGCGCGATCCCCAACACCGACCTGGCCGCGGCAGCGGGGCTGAGGGTGGACAACGGCGTCCGGGTCGATGAGCACCTGCGCACCGATGACCCGCACGTGTACGCCGTCGGCGACATCGCGAACGCCCACAACACCGCGCTCGGGCACCCGCTGCGCGTCGAGCACTGGGACAACGCCCGTCGCCAGGGACGCCTGGCCGCCGTGGTGCTGCTCGACCGCGACGACGTGTACGACTGGCAGCCGTACTTCTACTCCGACCAGTACGACGTGGCCATGGAGTACCTCGGCCGCGGCGGGCGCGACGACGAGCTCGTCGTGCGCGGCAGCCTCGACGACGACCACTTCTCGGCCTACTGGCTCGCCGGCGACACCGTGACCGCGGCCATGCAGGTCAACGAGCCGCGGCTGGCCGGTCCGCTGCGCAAGATCGTGGAGCAGGTCGTCGACCGTGGACGCCTGGCCGACCCCGGCGTCCCGCTCGAGGAGCACCTGGCCGACTGAACCACGCACTCCACGCTTGGCCACGCGCGCCCGTGGCCAAGCGGCCCTGCGGGGCCGCGCGTGGTGGAGAATGCTCCCCATGGACCGTGAAGGGTTGTTGAGCGATCTCAAGGCCCTTCACCACGGGCGGGGGCTGCGGCGCGCGGGCGTCCGCGGGTGGTTGGGCCCCGCCCTGCTCGAGGCGCTGGGTGCCACACCGCAGCACTCGGACGCCGAACTGCGGGTCGCACTCGCCCGGCTCCTGGCCCTGCACACCCAGGCCCTGCCGCGCGACCTGCGTGAGCTGTTCCGGACGGCCGTCGGCCTGGACGTCGACCTCCCGCGGCTCGAGGACCGGATGGAGCGCGCCGCGGAGGGCCTGGATCGCTCGGTGCGCGTCGTCCGCCGCCGCCTGCGGGAGGCCGAGGCGCTGGTCGCGGACGCGATCCTGCACCAGCGCAGCAGTGCCAACGAGTGGTGGGACGCCCAGGGCTGGCAGTGGCTCGGCCTCGACGCCAGCCTCGTGCTGCGGGACGACGCCGTGATGTCCCTGCGCCACGAGGTGCTCGCCCTGACCGCGCAGCCGAAGTACGCGTCGCTCATGTTCACGATCCCCGGGATCCTGCCCGGCGACGAGGAGCCCACCTTCGAGGCGCTGCTCGGGTTCACGATCCTGCAGGTCGAGCGCACCGGACCCACCGGCTGGCGGCTCGGCCTCGAACTGCCGCGCGACCTGGGGCCCGGCGAGGCGGTCGACACCGTGATCCGGATCCGCGTGCCGCGCGCGTCGGCGTTGCAGCCCTACGTCGTGCTGGCGCCCCTGCGCGAGACCCCGCACGCGCGGGTCGAGGTGGACTTCGGGGATTCCTTCCCCGGCACGTCCTACTGGGTGCTCGACGGCGTGCTGCCCACCGACCTCGGCCCGGTCGGCACCATGCCGGTGCCGCGCGATGCGAAGCCGGCCGTGGGGCGGGTGACCTGCGACTTCACGCCCCGCGTGGGCCTGGCCTACGGCATCGCCTGGGATCAGCTGGAGCCGAAGCCGGCCTGATCGGTCTGGCCGTCGGGGCTCCCTGCTCGGCCTGTTCCCCGCATCCGGACAGTTTCCGGACAGTTGCTCCGTGATGGGCCGCTGGTTGTCAGTCCCACTGCTTATGGTCGTGCCGGGGTGGAGGAGGACACATGTCAGTGAACGGCCTGACGGCGCTCCCGGTTTCGGTCGAGCGACGTGGTGCGGAGTTGTACCTCGAGGTCACGGAGTCGGTGGACATCGGCGACTTCGGTACCGTCGGCTGGGCCGACCCCGTCGACCCCGAGCTGGTGCTCGTCGGCGAGAACCTCTTCCTGCGTGCGGGTCGCTTCGGGGCGTTCGCCACCGATGCCACCCTCGAGCAGGTCGCCCAGGTGATCCGGCGCGCGTACCGCGAGTTCGTCGAGGCGGCGCGCGACTGAGCCTGTCTCGCGGCGTCGCGCGTGGGGGTGCGCGACCCTGGGTCGGTGGCGCCCCCTACGCGGGTTCGTGACGCCCGCCGGCGGGGGGCGCCACCACATCGGGGCTTGTCAATGGCTCATCGTCTGGTAGACACGGTGAATGACGACCTACGGGTTCCACGCGTCACACGAACAGATCTCGCCGCGTCAGCTGCTCGCTGACGTGGTGCTGGCCGAGGAGGTCGGCTTCACCGCGGCCATGTGTTCGGACCACCTCGAACCCTGGTCCGAGCGGCAGGGGCACTCGGGCATGGCGTGGCCGTGGCTGGGTGCGGCGCTGGCGTCCACGAACCTCTCGTTCGGCACCGTGACCGCACCCGGGCAGCGCTACCACCCCGTGGTCGTCGCCCATGCGATCGCGACGCTGGGGCAGATGTTCCCCGGACGGTTCTGGACGGCGCTCGGCTCGGGCGAGAACGCCAACGAGCACGTCACCGGCGACGCGTGGCCGCGCAAGGAGGTGCGGCAGGCGCGGCTCGAGGAGTGCGTCGACGTCATCGGGCGGCTGCTCGATGGCGAGACCGTCTCCCACGACGGCCTGGTCACCGTGCACGAGGCGAAGCTGTGGGAGATCGCGGATCCGCGTCCGAAGCTGATCGCGCCGGCCATCAGCGTCGACACTGCGGTGCGCGGGGCGTCCTGGGCCGACGGGCTGGCCACCATCAACCAGGACCCGGCCGTGCTGCGCGGGATGCTCGCGCGCTGGGACGACGCCGGCGGCGCCGACCACAAGGTGCTGCAGGTGCACGTGTCGTGGGCGCCGACCGACGACGAGGCGTACGCGATCGCCTACGACCAGTGGCGCTCGAACGTGTTCGCGCCGCCCGCCTGCTGGGACCTCACCGTGCCCGCCTTCGACGCCGTGAGCCGCGAGGGCATCACGCCCGAGCAGGTGCACCGCTCGGTGGTCATCTCCTCCGACCTCGGGCAGCTCGCCGAGCGCATCCACGACCTCGCCTCGCTGGGGTTCGACGCCGTCTACCTGCACCACGTGGGGCAGGAACAGAAGCCGTGGCTGGAAGCCGCCGGGGCGTCCGTGCTGCCGCAACTGACCAGCTGAGCCCGCCGACCACTGGCCACCGTGATCACCTGACCAACCGACGACCAGGAGAAGCATGCTGAAGACCGAGACCTCCGACCTGTGGTGGAAGTCCGCCGTCGTGTACTGCCTGGACATCCAGAAGTTCTTCGACGCCGACGGCGACGGCACCGGCGACATCACCGGGCTGGCCCAGCGCATCGACTACCTCGCCGAACTCGGCGTGACGTGCCTGTGGCTGATGCCGTTCTACCCGACCGACAACCGCGACGACGGCTACGACATCACCGACTACTACGGCGTCGACCCCAGGCTGGGCACGCACGGCGACTTCGTCGAGCTGGTCCGCACCGCCAAGGACCGCGGCATGCGCGTCATCGGGGACCTCGTCGTCAACCACACCTCGCACAAGCACCCGTGGTTGAAGGCGTCGCGCTCGAGCAAGGACAACCCGTACCGCGACTGGTACGTGTGGCGGGACACCGAGCCGCCGGACACCTCCGACAAGGTGGTGTTCCCCGACGCCGAGGACTCCATCTGGACCCTCGACGACAAGACCGGCGAGTGGTACCTGCACAACTTCTACGCCGAGCAGCCCGACCTCAACATCGCCAACCCGGCTGTGCAGGCCGAGGTCGCCAAGATCATCGGGTTCTGGCTGCAGCTGGGCGTTGACGGGTTCCGTGTGGACGCCGTGCCGTTCTTCATCGAGACCGTCGGCATCGACGAGAAGTGGACCGCCGAGTACGGCGACCCCCACGAGTACCTGCGCGAGCTGCGGGCGTTCATGGGACGCCGCCGCGGGGACGCGATCTTCCTCGGCGAGGTGAACGTCACCTACGACGAGCAGGTGAAGTTCTTCGGCGGCGACGAGGGCGACGAGCTCACCATGATGTTCGACTTCGAGCTCATGCAGCGCATGTACCTCGCCCTGGCGCGCGGGTCGGCGGCGCCCATGGAGAAGATGTTGAAGAAGCGGCCGAAGCTGGCGCGGCACAACCAGTTCGCCAACTTCGTGCGCAACCACGACGAGCTGACGCTGGACAAGCTCACCGAATCGGAGCGGGCCGAGGTGTTCGAGGCGTTCGGCCCCGACCCCGACATGCAGCTGTTCGACCGCGGCCTGCGCCGGCGGCTGCCCCCGATGCTCGACGGCGACCCGCGCCGGATCAAGATGGTCTACTCGCTGATGTTCTCCCTGCCCGGCACGCCGGTGCTGTTCTACGGCGAGGAGATCGGGATGGGCGAGAACCTCGACGTGCCCGGGACGCCTGGCCGTGCGGACGCCCATGCAGTGGACCCCCGGTCGCAACGGCGGGTTCTCGGAGGCCGCCCCCTCGCGCCTGCCCTGCTCGCCGCCGTCCGGGGCCTACGCTCCCGAGCACGTGAACGCCGAGGACCAGCGGTCGGACCCTGACTCGCTGCTGGCTTTCGTCGGCCAGCTCGCCCGGCGCTACCGCGAGTGCCCCGAGGTCGGGATGGGCGACTTCGAGGTCTTGTCTCATGACGCGCCTTCGGTGCTGGCCCACCGGTGCACGTGGTCGCAGTTCGGCGGGGGAGTGGCCTCGTCGGTGCTGGTACACAACCTGGGGCCCGACGCGACCGAGATCACCGTCGAGCTGCCCGACGTCGAGGAGGGGACCCGCGTGATCGACCTCTTCGCCGACGACGAGTGCGAGGTTGAGAAGGGCGGACGCCTCACCGTCACCGTTCCGGGGTACGGCCACCACTGGCTGCGCCTCCTCCTGCCCGGGGACCGCCGCCTGCACTGATTCCCTCCAGGCAGGGCGGTCCCCGGGCGTCCGGCTGTCGGCGGCCGGAAGGCGGGCTTTCGGCGGGTCAGCGGCGCCAGGCGAAGGTGACCTCGGGGCGTCCGGAACCGCCGAGGCGCTGGGCGCGGGCCACGCGTCCCTCGTCGGCGAGGTACTGCAGGTACCGGCGCGCGGTCACGCGCGAGGTGCCGA
Proteins encoded:
- a CDS encoding TIGR03885 family FMN-dependent LLM class oxidoreductase; the encoded protein is MTTYGFHASHEQISPRQLLADVVLAEEVGFTAAMCSDHLEPWSERQGHSGMAWPWLGAALASTNLSFGTVTAPGQRYHPVVVAHAIATLGQMFPGRFWTALGSGENANEHVTGDAWPRKEVRQARLEECVDVIGRLLDGETVSHDGLVTVHEAKLWEIADPRPKLIAPAISVDTAVRGASWADGLATINQDPAVLRGMLARWDDAGGADHKVLQVHVSWAPTDDEAYAIAYDQWRSNVFAPPACWDLTVPAFDAVSREGITPEQVHRSVVISSDLGQLAERIHDLASLGFDAVYLHHVGQEQKPWLEAAGASVLPQLTS
- a CDS encoding alpha-glucosidase C-terminal domain-containing protein encodes the protein MNAEDQRSDPDSLLAFVGQLARRYRECPEVGMGDFEVLSHDAPSVLAHRCTWSQFGGGVASSVLVHNLGPDATEITVELPDVEEGTRVIDLFADDECEVEKGGRLTVTVPGYGHHWLRLLLPGDRRLH
- a CDS encoding alpha-amylase family protein, with the translated sequence MLKTETSDLWWKSAVVYCLDIQKFFDADGDGTGDITGLAQRIDYLAELGVTCLWLMPFYPTDNRDDGYDITDYYGVDPRLGTHGDFVELVRTAKDRGMRVIGDLVVNHTSHKHPWLKASRSSKDNPYRDWYVWRDTEPPDTSDKVVFPDAEDSIWTLDDKTGEWYLHNFYAEQPDLNIANPAVQAEVAKIIGFWLQLGVDGFRVDAVPFFIETVGIDEKWTAEYGDPHEYLRELRAFMGRRRGDAIFLGEVNVTYDEQVKFFGGDEGDELTMMFDFELMQRMYLALARGSAAPMEKMLKKRPKLARHNQFANFVRNHDELTLDKLTESERAEVFEAFGPDPDMQLFDRGLRRRLPPMLDGDPRRIKMVYSLMFSLPGTPVLFYGEEIGMGENLDVPGTPGRADAHAVDPRSQRRVLGGRPLAPALLAAVRGLRSRARERRGPAVGP